The following are from one region of the Achromobacter xylosoxidans genome:
- a CDS encoding C45 family autoproteolytic acyltransferase/hydolase has product MTLPTPFPLVDVQGSPYERGRQHGAAVPERVARSVALYRGQLERRGVAADRLKELAAAMVPVVGDYDAAYLEELRGIADGSGQALEDVVVINCRTEMMFGHAELGRARKGLDDGCTGLVVLPEAAAGGKLMHAHNWDWREECVDTGIVLRMRREDGPDLLVFTEAGSLARHGFNSAGVSLSGNFLSCEHDYQRPAEVPLVLVRRKMLEASNICNAMKVLWASRRFCSNNLMLAQAQGEAVDLECSPDEIFWITPEDGLLVHANHWISPPARAKLFDKGLAANPDSIYRQRRVQDMLARAAGGIDWDTVKRILADDFAAPDGVLRSPKPASFDSISATVATTLMEPASGVMWIARKPYEGRNFAEYRLF; this is encoded by the coding sequence GTGACTTTGCCCACTCCCTTCCCCCTGGTCGATGTACAGGGCAGCCCATACGAGCGGGGCCGCCAGCATGGCGCCGCCGTCCCCGAGCGCGTGGCGCGCAGCGTGGCCCTCTACCGCGGGCAGCTGGAGCGGCGCGGCGTCGCGGCGGACCGCTTGAAGGAACTGGCCGCCGCCATGGTGCCGGTGGTGGGCGACTATGACGCGGCCTACCTGGAAGAGCTGCGCGGCATCGCCGACGGATCGGGTCAGGCGCTGGAGGACGTGGTGGTCATCAACTGCCGCACCGAAATGATGTTCGGCCATGCCGAGCTGGGCCGCGCCCGCAAGGGGCTGGACGATGGCTGCACCGGCCTGGTCGTGCTGCCCGAGGCCGCCGCCGGCGGCAAGCTCATGCATGCCCATAACTGGGACTGGCGCGAGGAATGCGTGGACACCGGCATCGTGCTGCGCATGCGCCGCGAAGACGGTCCCGACCTGCTGGTGTTCACCGAGGCGGGCAGCCTGGCGCGCCACGGCTTCAACAGCGCGGGCGTTTCCCTGTCCGGCAACTTCCTGTCCTGCGAGCACGACTATCAGCGCCCGGCCGAGGTGCCGCTGGTGCTGGTGCGGCGCAAGATGCTGGAAGCCTCCAATATCTGCAACGCCATGAAGGTGCTGTGGGCCTCGCGGCGCTTCTGCTCCAACAACCTGATGCTGGCGCAGGCGCAGGGCGAGGCGGTCGATCTGGAATGCTCGCCCGACGAAATCTTCTGGATTACGCCCGAAGACGGCCTGCTGGTGCACGCCAACCACTGGATCAGCCCGCCCGCGCGCGCCAAGCTGTTCGACAAAGGCCTGGCTGCCAATCCGGATTCGATCTACCGCCAGCGCCGCGTGCAGGACATGCTGGCGCGCGCCGCCGGCGGCATCGACTGGGACACGGTCAAGCGCATCCTGGCCGACGACTTCGCCGCGCCCGACGGCGTGCTGCGTTCGCCCAAGCCGGCCAGCTTCGACAGCATCTCGGCCACGGTGGCCACCACCTTGATGGAGCCGGCCAGCGGCGTGATGTGGATCGCGCGCAAGCCCTACGAAGGACGCAACTTCGCGGAGTACCGGCTCTTCTGA
- a CDS encoding GntR family transcriptional regulator: MSNAAPARPTPLQVDLARHIAEDIVARRHAPGDHLSEETLAASYEVSRTPVRGALKLLAAQGLITHRPNSGYTVAAHAAAAPPAIEGAGPTQDELYRRLIDDRASRELPETFTERDLQQRYPAPRSVLAKTLLQLSADGLIEKRKGHGWQFAPSLENRDALNESYRFRMTVECAGLLEPTFRLDREALARMRAAHEALAARSDADISATEFFNLNASFHEMLARFSGNRYILQAVQQQNQLRRLEEHAAFYRDARFVNSSSEHLQIIDALEAGDQEWASQLMRRHLKTSLQVS; encoded by the coding sequence ATGTCCAACGCCGCTCCCGCCCGCCCCACTCCGCTGCAAGTCGACCTGGCGCGCCATATCGCGGAAGACATCGTGGCCCGGCGCCATGCGCCCGGCGACCACCTCTCGGAGGAAACGCTGGCGGCGAGCTACGAGGTCTCGCGCACGCCCGTGCGCGGCGCGCTCAAGCTGCTGGCCGCGCAGGGCCTCATCACGCACCGCCCCAATAGCGGCTACACGGTGGCGGCGCACGCGGCGGCCGCGCCTCCCGCCATCGAGGGCGCAGGCCCCACCCAGGACGAGCTGTACCGGCGCCTGATCGATGACCGCGCCTCGCGCGAACTGCCGGAAACCTTTACCGAGCGCGACCTGCAGCAGCGCTATCCGGCGCCGCGCAGCGTGCTGGCCAAGACCCTGCTGCAGCTTTCCGCGGACGGCCTGATCGAAAAGCGCAAGGGCCATGGCTGGCAGTTCGCGCCGTCGCTGGAAAACCGCGACGCGCTCAACGAGAGCTACCGTTTCCGCATGACCGTCGAATGCGCCGGCCTGCTGGAGCCCACCTTCCGCCTGGACCGGGAAGCGCTGGCGCGCATGCGCGCCGCGCATGAAGCGCTGGCGGCGCGCAGCGACGCCGACATCTCGGCCACCGAGTTCTTCAATCTCAACGCCTCGTTCCACGAGATGCTGGCCCGCTTCTCGGGCAACCGCTACATCCTGCAGGCGGTGCAGCAGCAGAACCAGTTGCGCCGGCTGGAAGAGCACGCCGCGTTCTACCGCGACGCGCGCTTCGTCAACTCCAGCAGCGAACACCTGCAGATCATCGACGCGCTCGAGGCCGGCGACCAGGAATGGGCTTCGCAGCTCATGCGGCGCCACTTGAAGACCTCGCTGCAAGTGTCTTAA
- a CDS encoding aspartate aminotransferase family protein yields the protein MSSSAPNPTPAINAEAYWMPFTANRRYKRAPVLFSAAEGMHYIRPDGRRVLDGIAGLWCVNAGHRRPEIVEAIARTAHELDYAPSFQMSHPLAFELAESLRQEAPAGFSNVFFSNSGSEAVDTALKIALGYHRARGQGQRVRLIGRERSYHGVGFGGLSVSGIAGHRKPFGNLLPYVDHLPHTYDRSQMAYTRGQPDWGAHLADTLERIVALHDASTIAAVIVEPVAGSTGVLVPPKGYLQKLRQICDAHGILLIFDEVICAFGRIDGAFASSHFGVTPDIITSAKGLTNGAIPMGATLVQQHVYDAFMQGPDSAIELSHGYTYSGHPVACAAGLATLDICRREGLFQRSRELWRYWEDAAHSLKGLPHVVDIRNIGLLAAIELEPLEGKPGQRAYAVHQACLERGCLIRSAGDTMLLSPPLIIERAQIDELFSVLSDVLRADA from the coding sequence ATGTCATCGTCAGCGCCTAATCCCACCCCCGCCATCAACGCCGAAGCCTATTGGATGCCCTTCACCGCGAACCGCCGCTACAAGCGCGCGCCCGTGCTGTTCAGCGCCGCCGAGGGCATGCACTACATCCGGCCGGACGGACGCCGCGTGCTGGACGGCATTGCGGGCCTGTGGTGCGTGAACGCCGGACACCGCCGCCCGGAAATCGTCGAGGCCATCGCCCGCACCGCCCATGAGCTGGATTACGCGCCGTCGTTCCAGATGAGCCACCCACTGGCCTTCGAGCTGGCCGAGTCCTTGCGCCAGGAAGCGCCCGCCGGGTTCTCCAATGTGTTCTTCTCGAATTCCGGATCCGAAGCGGTGGATACCGCGCTGAAGATCGCGCTGGGCTATCACCGCGCGCGCGGACAGGGCCAGCGGGTGCGCCTGATCGGACGCGAACGCTCGTACCACGGGGTGGGGTTCGGCGGCCTGTCGGTGTCGGGCATCGCCGGCCACCGCAAGCCGTTCGGCAATCTGCTGCCCTACGTGGACCATCTGCCGCACACCTATGACCGCAGCCAGATGGCCTACACGCGCGGCCAGCCGGACTGGGGCGCCCACCTGGCCGATACGCTGGAGCGCATCGTCGCGCTGCACGACGCCTCCACCATCGCGGCCGTCATCGTGGAACCCGTGGCGGGTTCGACCGGGGTGCTGGTGCCGCCCAAGGGCTATCTGCAGAAACTGCGGCAGATCTGCGATGCGCACGGCATTCTGTTGATCTTCGACGAAGTGATCTGCGCCTTCGGCCGCATCGACGGCGCGTTCGCCTCATCGCACTTCGGCGTCACGCCGGACATCATCACCAGCGCCAAGGGGCTGACCAACGGCGCCATCCCCATGGGCGCCACGCTGGTGCAGCAGCATGTCTACGATGCCTTCATGCAGGGACCGGACAGCGCCATCGAGCTGTCGCACGGCTACACCTATTCCGGCCATCCGGTGGCCTGCGCCGCCGGCCTGGCGACCCTGGACATCTGCCGCCGCGAAGGCCTGTTCCAGCGCAGCCGCGAGCTCTGGCGCTACTGGGAGGACGCCGCCCACAGCCTGAAGGGATTGCCGCACGTGGTGGACATCCGCAACATCGGCCTCCTGGCCGCCATCGAACTCGAACCGCTGGAAGGCAAGCCCGGCCAGCGCGCGTACGCCGTGCACCAGGCCTGCCTGGAACGCGGCTGCCTGATCCGTTCGGCGGGCGACACCATGCTGCTGTCGCCCCCGCTCATCATCGAGCGCGC